ACGAAAAATTGTACGAGATCTCATTACATTGGAGCAAGGATTGCAATTCATTTCAGAAGGAAATCTGGACTACCGGGTGCCCGTTAATCGACAAGATGAACTTGGGCGAGTCGCTTCCAACATTAATCACATGACTGAACAGTTGCAGCTGCAGATGGTTAAGGAGCGCGAGCTGGAGAAATCCAAGATGGACATGATCACGGGGATCTCACATGACCTGCGCACACCGCTTACCAGCATCATCGGCTACATTGAGCTTCTAAGAACAGAATCATTTCAAGACAAAGCAGAGTATGACCGCTTCATCCAGAACACCTATAACAAAGCAACGCATTTAAAGAAGCTGCTCGATGACTTATTTGAATACACACGTCTAACCTCAGTAGATACCCAATTGGATTTGAAAAAGGTTGACCTATATCAGCTATTGGACCAGTTGCTGTTTGAATTTGAACCTTTAGCTCAGGAGAATGGAATTCATATTGAGAAAGAGATTGGCGATTCCCCAATCATGGCCTGCGTGGATAGTGATAAGATTGCTCGGGCCATCGATAATCTTCTTATGAACGCCCTGAAGTATTCTGTGAAACCTGGTGCGATTCATATTCGAATGAGTATGCGTCATGAGTACATTATCATTAAAGTTGAAAATAAAGGTGAGCCGCTCACAATAGAGCAAAAAAGTAAGCTGTTTGATCGATTTTATAAGGTTGATTATTCAAGAAGCAGCGAAGGTATTCAAACGGGGTCTGGTTTGGGTCTTTCGATTGCAAGAAATATTGCGGAGTTACATCAGGGTACCTTGACGCTTCAACATACGCATAACGTATTTACGTTCCAGTTAAGCTTGCCTGCCAACATCAAGTGAAACATTATTGAATTCAACAATGGAGGATACCGCATTGAAAACATCCGAACCGTTTCTTTTCCTGCAAGGATTCTTAAAGAACCCCAAACGAGTAGGAAGTGTCCTGCCCAGTTCCAAATTTCTAGCCCATAAAATCGTCCAGTCTGTACAATGGGAAGAAGTTAAAACCATTGCAGAACTGGGGCCAGGAACAGGTGTTATCACACGTCTTATGAGAGCAAAATTACCGAAATCTTCAATCGTGTTTTTATTTGAGAGAGACCCCAAAATGAGGAGTAATCTGAAGAAAACATATCCTGAATTCATGTTCCATTCGAATGCATCCTATCTTTTGAAAAGGATCAATCAAGAACATGTGCATCAGTTGGATAGTATCATTTGCGGACTACCATTTTTTAATTTTTCCAGAGAAATGAAACAAAACATCCTTTCACAGATGCATACAGCGCTTCGACCTGGAGGGATGTTAGTGTTGTACCAGTACTCACTTCATATGAAGAAACGATTGGCTGATTTATTCGATATTGAGAGAATTAAATTTGTGCCCCTCAGCTTCCCTCCTGTTTTTGTCTATACTTGTCGCAAAAAGAAAGATGAAGGACACAGTGAAACGAGGGAATCAGTATACTAACCATAACCATACGAAGTGATGTGAAAAAAAATGAGAAGTCTCTCTCTCTTCAAGCTCGAAGACGATTCTGCGTTTCCGCCCGGCTCAAGCTCGATTTTGGTAAAAGCTTTTATTCACTTCTCCGGGCCGGTCCAGTTTCATCTTGAATAGAGTGCCGTAGCTTCCCCGCTTGTTGGGACGCAAACGTACTGCTAAATCGCATCTCATGATGAGACAATTTAATTGAGCTTATGAAGTGTACCGTTCTTATGTTCATTGAGCAGCTTTGAGAAAAGCTTGCTAGAGTAATCAATCCTACGCTCTGGAAACTCGCCTGTAAGTATAATCTTCAACATATGAAGCAGACGTTTACCCGTTAGTTCAGTAGGCCCGAGAGACCATTGTCTAATACTGGGATATAAGTATATCAACCCAGAGTAACGAAATGCTGCCCTCAATCTTTCATAAAAATCATCATAGCTAAGTGATATACCGTTTGCAATTAATTCCTTGTAATAAATTTTGGCATCCTCAAGGTTAAAATAACTAGCCAAGTCAATATAAAAGGGCGCATAATAACACCACCCGAAGTCAATAAAATAGGGTTTTCCATTGTAATAATGGATGTGGGAACCGTCTACGGATTGCAAATCTCCATGCGTAAGAGTCAGGCTTTCCTTCTCATCGTACAAAGCCACCATATCACGTGCAAAAGCGTTGGCTTTTTCACGTAATAATGGCAGATACGCGCCAAATTCCATGTAAAATTCGGGGTTCTGCTCTATAAGCGTTTGAAAATGGTCCACAGACACTTGTGTAACTAAATAATTTTCCCAATAATGACGGTCAGCATGGGGGAGCCACAGCATCTCCGAACCTCTATGCATATTAAGGGCATGGATTCTGGCTAATGCCTCCGCAACTCTTGGCGACCAGTCTACGCCAGGCGGAGGAGATTTAACACTACCCAAATCTTCTATCGCCATCCATCTAGGCTCATTTGTTTCTAGATCTAGTGAAAAAGTGGCGGGCGTGTTCTGATGGCCCTGGTCAGTTAACGTTTTCATTGCCATGCGTTCTTTTAGGGCAGCTTCTTTAAATATTACGCTCTCCTTTTGACCATTTTCATAAGTAACCTCTATACGACGTACATCCGCACCAGACCACCCACGTTCAGCATCCGTCATATACCCTTGCTCTAAATGACGGATCTTTCCACGTTGTAGTTCTTCGGCTAAACCTTGAGCAATTATGATCATATTATGTTCCAAATTAATCTACCTACCAATCTAGTTAATATAGGTTACTCAATAGAGCAATTTTTTGAACTCCTAAGAAATCTCAAGCAAACAGGTGTCCGACGTGCCTTCGAGTTCACTTCCTTCCTCATTATTTTTCAAAACAAAAAAAGGGAAGAAAATGAACAAATTGTTCATCTTCTGCCCCTGTAGAGAATTGACTAACGGATAACATGATGTCCAATTCAACCGAATGTCAAACAAATGACACTTGTCAAAATAGGCTTAATGTAAAAAAACCATGCATGAGAGCACGGTTCCGCAGTCAACTAGAAGTAGTCGATGTCCCATGTTCTTAACTAATGCAGGGGTTATTCCATTTTATTACATGAAGAAATAAACCACTTAAATAAGCGGATTTCTGCAAATTAAATGAAATAAACCTAATGCAATTAACTAGCTAAGAACAACAGCAGACACTTGATACTTCCCCCTTATATTGAAACTAGCTATAGTATAGATTGAAAACACGAACTAGTCAAAATTCTAAATGCTTTATGAGGAGCATCTGCAAGGTCTTCAGCTGACAACCCTCCATCCTTATGGAATACAAGCACAGTTGGCATTCCGCTGCTGGTGCCAGAGCTGTCGTTCTCTCCATTGGCTTTTTCTAATTCGCGGGCTACGGTCGAGGAGTACCCATCTGGAACATTAATCTGCCCCTTTGTTCGTACCGTGCGGTAACCATCAGTCCCACCGTTGCAATCAGCCAAACCGCAAGTACCAGCCATCTAAACTTCAGTATTGTTCTCATTTCTAATCTCCCTCTTAATAAAGTAAAACTAAGGATTCATCATTTCCATTGCGAGTCTCTCGAAGGAAGATTAATTCCCGTTCTGTGTATTCTTTTTGTTTTTAATCAAAATTGCACTCGCGAATGTACCAATTATTAAGAAAATACCAATCAATAGTGTTACATTTTGCATACCTGAATTAAAAGCATTAAACACGAGTGACTTCATTTCATCAAAAGCTGGCATAGCTTTAAATGCTTCAGCTTGCTTGCTATCAAAAACTTGTGAACCCCCAAAAGCTCCAGCTTTATGGAAAACATCCAGCATTTGATTTCTAAACTCGGTAGGAATATTGGCTAAATTCATGATACTTGTGTTCAATGAAGCGTTATAACCTTCCGTTAATTTAATTCCAAGCATTACAACACCAAAGGAGATACCCACTTGTCTAAAAACATTTAAAATACCAGAAGCCATACCTACATACTCTTTATCAACTGAACTCATAGCAGCATTAGTAATAGGTGGATTAACTAGAGCATTACTAATACCTAAAAGAATAAAACCAGGCATCAGATAGCTCCACTCAAACGGAGCTTTGATCATATAACGCATAACAAATATTCCGATTGCACCGATCAATAGTGCTCCACTAACTAACCAACGGTTACCAATTTTCCCCGAGATAATTCCTGCAATTGGACCAAGAACTATCGTAAAACCACTAATGAGTAACATTTTTGCACCTGTATCAAAAGCCGAGTAACCCATGTAATTTTGCATAAGAATGGTTAAATAGGTAAAGCCTCCATATAGTCCAGCACCTAATACAAAAGCTGCGATATTAGCCCCATTAAATGTCCAATTTCTAAAAATAGATAATTCAATCATCGGCTGTTCTACTTTTTTTTCGGTAATGATAAAAGCTATAAGTAAAATAAGTGATAATCCAAGTAGACTTA
This window of the Paenibacillus marchantiae genome carries:
- a CDS encoding sensor histidine kinase, whose product is MNLIRRLPQFKKKIQINILYRMLISLLISFVGSVGVNNMLIIGAAKISERFEWPSLLYIFPYVLTPIFIVIFTLIFLFSTRKIVRDLITLEQGLQFISEGNLDYRVPVNRQDELGRVASNINHMTEQLQLQMVKERELEKSKMDMITGISHDLRTPLTSIIGYIELLRTESFQDKAEYDRFIQNTYNKATHLKKLLDDLFEYTRLTSVDTQLDLKKVDLYQLLDQLLFEFEPLAQENGIHIEKEIGDSPIMACVDSDKIARAIDNLLMNALKYSVKPGAIHIRMSMRHEYIIIKVENKGEPLTIEQKSKLFDRFYKVDYSRSSEGIQTGSGLGLSIARNIAELHQGTLTLQHTHNVFTFQLSLPANIK
- a CDS encoding class I SAM-dependent methyltransferase, with amino-acid sequence MKTSEPFLFLQGFLKNPKRVGSVLPSSKFLAHKIVQSVQWEEVKTIAELGPGTGVITRLMRAKLPKSSIVFLFERDPKMRSNLKKTYPEFMFHSNASYLLKRINQEHVHQLDSIICGLPFFNFSREMKQNILSQMHTALRPGGMLVLYQYSLHMKKRLADLFDIERIKFVPLSFPPVFVYTCRKKKDEGHSETRESVY
- a CDS encoding phosphotransferase; translation: MIIIAQGLAEELQRGKIRHLEQGYMTDAERGWSGADVRRIEVTYENGQKESVIFKEAALKERMAMKTLTDQGHQNTPATFSLDLETNEPRWMAIEDLGSVKSPPPGVDWSPRVAEALARIHALNMHRGSEMLWLPHADRHYWENYLVTQVSVDHFQTLIEQNPEFYMEFGAYLPLLREKANAFARDMVALYDEKESLTLTHGDLQSVDGSHIHYYNGKPYFIDFGWCYYAPFYIDLASYFNLEDAKIYYKELIANGISLSYDDFYERLRAAFRYSGLIYLYPSIRQWSLGPTELTGKRLLHMLKIILTGEFPERRIDYSSKLFSKLLNEHKNGTLHKLN
- a CDS encoding MFS transporter, with protein sequence MTQSKRKWWVLATVSLTVFMAMLDITIVNVALPDIQQAFSSSFSNLQWVLNAYTLVYAAMLLPVSKLGDIIGRKKVFLLGLGIFMIGSLASGLANSDIWLNIFRGFQGIGGAAMMSLSLTIVTSSFPENQRGLALGIWSSAVGLAIAGGPLVGGALVDVFGWRSIFLVNIPVAVVAIILGMFVIKESETNKNGRIDIWGLIFSTAMIFTMILALIQKSVNGDYAWTDWHILSLLGLSLILLIAFIITEKKVEQPMIELSIFRNWTFNGANIAAFVLGAGLYGGFTYLTILMQNYMGYSAFDTGAKMLLISGFTIVLGPIAGIISGKIGNRWLVSGALLIGAIGIFVMRYMIKAPFEWSYLMPGFILLGISNALVNPPITNAAMSSVDKEYVGMASGILNVFRQVGISFGVVMLGIKLTEGYNASLNTSIMNLANIPTEFRNQMLDVFHKAGAFGGSQVFDSKQAEAFKAMPAFDEMKSLVFNAFNSGMQNVTLLIGIFLIIGTFASAILIKNKKNTQNGN